TATTACACTCATGGACCATCTTATGGACCATGGTCCACGAGTAACTACTCTACCGTGTTATAATTCGAAACTTTGAGCTTTAAGGTTTTGTCACCTAAACCACTTGTACTACtatctattctgtgcctaaACATGAAAATCGGAACTCTATTATTGAGGCTCTCCGTCTGTCACTATTCACCGAGCTATTTCaggtaaaaaaaaactcatattTTGGTATAATTTATCTGGTCGCTATTGGGTTATGTGGTCCCTGGATcgctataataaaattaaaaaatataagtaggtaccttattgttaattatgaaaaatattattaaattcaaatcttacttcttactaatattataaaggcgaaagtttgtttggatgtatggatgtgtagatgtatggatgtttgttactctttcacgcaaaaactactgaacggattttaatgaaaccatACAACAATATTGCttaaacatcagaataacacataggctacaattttaaccgactttcgaaatggaggaggtgttatgttcgtttttttatgtggtaaacatgtggtgacttcggtttcgtgagcagtattctaagcatatgctaccaacaagtaagattttgcaccaagatatacTATGGTTCGGAAtttgctgagagaactcctgattctttatagatacaagtttgggagttttgacgttgttttaagagcggaaagcatattatgctactatgcaaattaccttcattttaatcatcatcactaccataaaccgttattgaaccatgtgtcgtcccgttttgatccttttattggtacttttcatagtattttatgatatatcacttaaaccgcgggtaacaccgcggggcacagctagtactacaataataataatattcaatctCCGCTTGCTCCTAAATCTTAACAGCAACAACAAGTGGGACTCTGGAAAATATTACTAACTTCATGCCCCCTACTCGTttgcgagtccgactcgaatCGTGCTGTTTTTGTCACACACTTTACTCTAACTTAGAACTATTCTACTAAACTAGCATCTCACCTCGTCAGTCCTTTAAACGCCaggacacacacacagacacactccACAGACACTTCACAGGGCACAGATCACGACACCACACAGCGCGAGCGGCCCGACGAGCTCGGAAAAGTTTCGAGTTTGACGGCGGATGAGCGGCGGACACGCGCCGCGCCGGGACGGTGCGATCGGGACTGCCGGAGCTTCCCGCACGCTGCCGGCTCGTCGCGGGGCGGGGGGTGCGGGGGAGCAGGGAGCGAGCCCCAGGACCCCGAGCCTCTTCGGGGAAATTTTGACGAACGACATTCCAAAAGCACGCCGCTGCATTTCGCTAATTGCGCTTTTAATTAGTGCGTCTCGTAGAAGCGGCCGAGACTCCCAAGCTCCAACAGACATTCGAGACCCGCAGCTGGACGAAGCCGCGCCTAGCTTTAACAATACCCCACCTAGGTATCGTTAAATTCGTATCTAGGTATCGTTAATATCGAAAAGTGTGACCGATCACACGAGCACGATGAACTCCAGTTTAAATCTAAATGGTACTACATAAGTAGCTGCTGTTTTCAATAATCAAAAAAGattgaagtaaaaaaatcagactatacaagatgttagtgtaaacaccgttaaaccatcaaatgagcccgttaaaatgaacaactttttctatgagaacaatgctgggaattaaaaaaatccgtcttcatactcGTACCCATACatattgccgatccgggcatctgtatgggtatgaagacggcatttttttgagttcccagcattgttttcatagaaaaagttgttcattttaacgggttcatttgatggtttcaaggataacggtgtttacaataacacactgtatactatACCTACAGATTACTATTAGTGACGTGTAGAGAATTAGCtccagtattattttttttaaactcctCACGTAGCGAATTAGCTCCAGCGCGCGTGTCGTCCGCGTTGATTTATATCTCAATCATCGCAGCCCATAAACCCGATGACACACATTAGATCGCGATTCGCGCGCCCTCGCCCCTCCCCCGTCTCACCCCAGACTCTTACAACGCGGGGAACTGTCGCCGGCCGGCACTCGGCACTCGGCACGGTGTACAGTTTGCAGAATATACGCATCAGTAGAGAATGGAATCGTGAGCATGTTTTATCAAGGCTTAATTCATACGACGCGTAGAggcatttcttttgtatggatttgacagacttaaattgcgtgagacgtcatgccaatctgtcaaatccatacaaatgacATTGGGACCTTTATGACCCGCTTTACGAAATTCAGCAAACACGAATGaaacttatattaatttttagatAACCTTGCATAAGTTATAActgtgtagttttttttaaataaagtaatggGAATGTAGAGATAatgacaaaaatatgttttagtttttGCACATTTTCATGctcaataatattagtaactaaCTAAGATTTTATACACAGTGCCTAAgaccatcatattatattaggcGTAGAATGCGGTGAGAGGGTTacgattaatattaataaagatttgtgcataaaaacgacatatttttttctttaacacctACATCGTTATTGAGATATTTGAAATGATTTTATACAAAAAGATAGTGAATAGAGTAAATGTAAtcattctttattattattataagaaacaaaGTGCTTTCCgtaatgataattattttactttgataTAAAACTGATACATTGTgtcacttttttaatttaaaatgcttcATATTCCCATACCCCACAATAATGAGCTTTAAATCAGTACATGTAGAAGTCTCGGGCTTTAAAATAAGGTATGAATCAATAGTGTTTGCCGTGGGTATTTTGTCCATAGTAAAGATCCCAATGtcctttagaaatgcatctacgcgtcgcgttgcggtctgaattgacccgacTCAACTCACACTGGGACAGAGTCGGAGCGACGCGTCATGTTTTTTCCTACAGCATATTCATCTCTATAATTGttctatcattattattatttttaagtactgCTATTAAAATATAGAAACGCGAATGAGCGTCGCAGAGGGAATGCACACGTCAATGCGCgccaaaatagaaaaaaattgtacttaACTACCAGAACAATGGAGATGAATATGCTGTAGACAGAAACATGACGCGACGCGACGCTTCGCCTCCGCCCTAGTGCGAGTCGAACCTGACGGAAGCGTTCATTATCGTCGATTATTACCTATCCACTTATAATACGAAGGCGTTTACAAAACTGAATTCTTGATTTAATAGCAAGGCTCGACAAGAACAATCCGCGAATATTGTGTGATATAACCGCTGATAGCCCGTAGCCGCCACCGGCCGCGGTGATATCGCGATAGCGGCCGTCACAGCTGATAACGCATAAACTCGCTCCCCGTGACCTTCACCACACGCTTCCGGATGTTCACGCATTTGCCCAGCTACATGATAATGTAAGATTACCTTATCTTCAATAaaggtatttattgttattaaagacgatataaaaaaatttacgcGATCTGCTCGTTAaagtatgtacataatattacctatgtACTTATGTACTAAACGGTCCTGCGCAATCGCCTCGTGTTTGTCACTTCAATCATTAATCAGGACGTGTATTGTGAGATGTGGACATCGCGGGAGTCGGGACTCGGCGACATGAGACAGTAGATAGCGCGCTTGCGGCGGACAAAAGAGTCGTAGTTGAGCGCGTAATTGACAGGCCGTCGCGCGAGTGGCGGGCGGTGACGGGCGGTGACGGGCGGCTCGCGACCGCCGACGGCGAACATTAATACCCGTCAGCGGGACAATACCTGTCAATAGCGGGCCCGGGCTGCGGCGCCGCCGGGGCTAACGACGCGCTCTGATTGATGGTCGCGCGCCAGAcagcaggggggggggggtgaggGGGGGCACAAAGGAGCTAATGCGCGCCGACGAGTGTTCCGCATCCATCAGGACGGTCCGCGGTGCAGTGGAAATTAGATCATTACAGGTAACTCATCAATCCTGCGACGCTCCCGAGCGGCGACGGTATCGACGCTACAAATCGCCGGGGCTTTAAACTGCCGATCTGCGGTGTGTTGTGACGTTTGCAATAAAATACTCGCTTTGTATTTCACATTATATTATCttgattatattttagtataccCCGTGGTGTTGCTACAAATATCGGAAGTTGCGGCTAGTCGCGGCAGAGGGCAGGAGCGCGGGACAGGCCGGCGGCGCAGGCCATGAGGTGCGGCAGGCGGGACTGCTCGTACAGGCCGGCGAAGAGCGCGTGTCGCGGCCCGCGCGCGAACACCGCCACGTCCTCCCCCCCGTGCGTCTCCGACTGCAGCGGCACCTCCGCGTGCGACCGCCACTCCACAGACCCTGTGATGCGACAGTCACGGGTTACGTGCGTACCGTAGTAGTTGGACTCAAAGTCGGAAAGTTATATACAAAAGTGAGCCCTCGCTGGAGGAGCATTCGTGTGTAATGTAAACATTATACGTTCGACTTTGAGCACTACATTACGATACTACTACTACTCCCTGACTTACAAGCGTACGCGTATAATAGAACATTATGTTCTACGAcattcaaaaagtgtattcatgatacctactttgaataaaaagatattttattttataaattattatagaataGCGTACTGACATtacaagttgtaacaaaatataacacatTGCATctctttgtatcccttttgacgaaaaatgcggaagcataggtgaataaaattttgcacagttatagtttatatggtgaaggagggaggggaaggtgctaattttgtagtcactcgagcgtcatggagacctggtaggttttttacattaggtaaaactgataaaaaaataataagagcaacttccgtcgcccatggacactcacagcatcagaagagctgcaagtgcgttgccggccttttaagagggaacagggcaataggggagggaagggaagggaagggaatagttgagggtagggaagggaatagggtaggttttaggggattgggcctccggtaaactcactcactcggcgaaacacagcgcaagcgctgtttcacgccggttttatgtgagaacgtggtatttatccggtcgagccggcccattcgtaccgaagcacggctctcccacgtataaattttatattttaaaatctccctacaggcttacctaacctttgaatcgtcagtgctttatatggaagcttatttggggtatactaaacatcccctatcttaatctgacagatccgatgacatttcaatattaaaaaaaattaacccaccaatgtgagaaatctgatttctataccatgataactagacacatgtcggaagcctatacaagcttaatctgatacgctcgagcttatcccgaaatcccctctgcCCCTCCCCAAATACTAGTAATTAATACAAGGAGCGCATTGTGATGCTCGGTTCCCGTCCTTCACCTTCACGTTGAGATAGcgccttaataattatttttcgttACGTGAAAATCATTGCGGAGTACGTACTGAAGTCGGGGTCGGCGGTGACGTCCTGGCGGCGGTCGCCTTGCGACGGGCGGTGGCCCGGGCCGTTGGCGTACGACAGCGTCATGTAGGGCACGCCGTCGTCGCCGACGTCGTCGGACGGGCCGAGCAcgtcgccgccgcgccgcgtgTAGCCGCTGAACGCCATCACGTGCGCGTGGTCGGACGTCACGACGATCAGCGAGTCCTCCTCGTCCAGCAGCTCGACGGCGCGCTGGACGGCGGCGCTCAGCTCGACGGTCTCGTCCAGCGCCAGCTCCACCCTGTTCTCGTGGTGGGCGTGGTCGATGCGCCCGCCCTCCACGAACAGGAAGAAGCCGCGGTCGTTGCGGTCGAGCGCACGGATCGCGGCCTCCGTCATCTCGGCGAGGGTGGGGTCGGCGATGGGGTCGGCCTGCAGGTGGTAGCGCATGTGGCTGCCCTCGAACAGGCCCAGCAGGTAGTCGGGCGggtcggcggcggcggcgagcaGCCGGTTGCGGTTCCACACGTACTGGTGGGTGAGGTTCCGCGCGGCCTTGTCGGCGCGCCACTCTCGGATGAGGTCGCGGCCGTCCGCGCGCAGCCCCGGCGCGCCGTCCTCGTCGACCGCGTCCACAGGCAGGAACTCGCGTCTACCGCCACCCAGAATCACCTACAAAATAGGGAGgatgattaaaatataacaaaaataaaaacaaaagaagacACATAATTGTCATATTGTCGAGTTTTGCTGGCGAGCTAAATTTTTGAGACGAATAATAACAATTAACGGAGCTTAGGCTATTGAGTTGGACCTTGAAGTGTGTGCCGGGGTAGGAGTGCACGAGCTGGTGCGCGATGTCGGGGCAGGTGTGCGGGTCGTGTCCGGCGGCGCGCACCCCCGCGTCGCTCTCCCAGTCGCGGTCCGCCGAGCGCGAGTACGCGCCCGCCGGCGACGCGTGCGTCACGCGCGTCGTCGTCACGATCCCTGTACGACCACAGTAAGTTTGTACTTTTCtataattctattttatttgtaagggAGACTTACAGCtcgattaaattaaaatagtacCTACATGGAGTAGCAATTAGGAGCCAATCACGAGTCTTCACGAGTGATTTGAATtgacaaataaaaatatgttcacTTAaaactagagatgtgccgatcatgactttggctgactagccgactagccgattagtcggctgtaaagaagccgatcatggtttcggacgtttccgtaacgctttttactgctgtttcgcgtcgcacacgccgcctgcaaacAATACTATGTCGAAtcgtgttaagtatgtttactacgcgtacgttactttattttgtttaactATGAAATATAGAGacagttgatggttttcatacaatatttcatgtacatgaaatctcgatttaataatacatacttcatttgttgttaaaattatattatttacaaaaataatttctttactagcaagtaatttcagaaacacttcatttaattttaaaatgtgtaataataataataataataataatatctatggacacttcacaccacgtcagtctggccccgtgctaagtacctaaaggacttgtgttacaggtatcagacaacggaaatatatttaatacttttataccatacatatatttaagatttttattatatcatacacatatttaataggtaaacatccagacccgggaacattgaaaactttttgttccgtcggcgggattcgaacccgcgacccccggcttgagctaccaacgcgctcaccactgagccacagaggtcgtcagaggTGTAACACTAATTGAGTGTGAtctgaacacattataaataataatcaaggtttttctttaatataatttcaataatagcaaaaaagtaaaaagtcggcgctttttgccgactattcgccgactacaaaagtggctggatagtcggctttaccgactagtcggcgactagtcggcacatctctacttAAAACTAATAAATCTAAAGATTACGCGGGAAATATTAAATACGGTATATAATAAGATAGCATCGATGTTTTAGATTTTCCTGTCAATACTACTGTCCGATAAGTGATCGACACTACCGATATTTTTATCTAGAATTGGCTATCGATTGAAAAATAGATCGATACGACGAATGAtgatatatacaaaattttatttcgttttatttatttattttttagagAAATAACATACACTAGCACACAAAATATGCGCACATACACGCACACATACACATTCTCTGACACACTGCACACACAACACACACTCTCTCTCTCACACGCACTTACTGTGccagaaattttattttgtgtccctaataataataaaaccatAACATTAACAAAATTAGTAACATTACCGGCGTCTCTGCCGTCCTCGAGCGCCCAGAC
This genomic window from Aricia agestis chromosome 17, ilAriAges1.1, whole genome shotgun sequence contains:
- the LOC121735249 gene encoding membrane-bound alkaline phosphatase-like, with protein sequence MFLGDGMSVPTLAAARTLRGQRAGAAGEEAQLAFEAFPTVGLAKTYCVDSQIADSACTSTAYLCGAKANLGTLGVSAAVPRYDCAAAADTQHQLDSIAVWALEDGRDAGIVTTTRVTHASPAGAYSRSADRDWESDAGVRAAGHDPHTCPDIAHQLVHSYPGTHFKVILGGGRREFLPVDAVDEDGAPGLRADGRDLIREWRADKAARNLTHQYVWNRNRLLAAAADPPDYLLGLFEGSHMRYHLQADPIADPTLAEMTEAAIRALDRNDRGFFLFVEGGRIDHAHHENRVELALDETVELSAAVQRAVELLDEEDSLIVVTSDHAHVMAFSGYTRRGGDVLGPSDDVGDDGVPYMTLSYANGPGHRPSQGDRRQDVTADPDFRSVEWRSHAEVPLQSETHGGEDVAVFARGPRHALFAGLYEQSRLPHLMACAAGLSRAPALCRD